In a single window of the Anguilla rostrata isolate EN2019 chromosome 6, ASM1855537v3, whole genome shotgun sequence genome:
- the si:dkey-126h10.1 gene encoding vesicular inhibitory amino acid transporter, producing MSCLWLRWLGTQAEVLRNYSFGHGGDEEILGFAQQDELSRTYGEEGEDLGEEERGSPCRKTGAAQQIASPKITTWEAAWNVTNAIQGIFVLGLPYALLQSGYLGLLLLVLAAVLCSYTGKILIACLYEDSEDGTQVRVRNTYEDIANACCAHLCPRLGGKIINAAQVVELMMTCVLYLVVSSNLACHSFPFIPLSSTAWSVATFLTLVPCMLIRDLRVVSRLSLLCSVAQFLITAIVIVYCLTQAQRWSWRRTPLPVDFEKLLVSVGVIIFSYTSQIFLPTLEGSMADRAGFAGMVTWTHALACVFKTAFSLLAFLTWGEETKEVITDNLPPTLRVAVNLFLLAKALLSYPLPFYAAAEVLQGCVGQCGAAWIEAREGALVLRAGLLLLTFLAAMYMPHFSLLMGLTGSMTGAAMTLLLPSLFHLQLKWRKMDTKFKALDFVILVLGSLCSLSGVIYSVKGMSKAFGGR from the exons ATGTCGTGTCTGTGGCTGAGGTGGTTGGGGACCCAAGCGGAGGTGCTGAGAAACTACAGTTTTGGCCACGGGGGAGACGAGGAAATCCTGGGGTTTGCACAGCAGGATGAGCTGAGCAGAACGTatggggaagagggagaggaccTGGGGGAAGAGGAACGGGGCTCCCCCTGCAGAAAGACTGGGGCTGCCCAACAGATTGCCAGCCCCAAAATTACCACCTGGGAGGCAGCTTGGAACGTCACCAATGCCATCCAG GGTATCTTTGTCCTGGGTCTGCCCTACGCCCTCCTGCAGAGCGGGTACCTGGGCTTGCTCCTCCTTGTCCTGGCCGCGGTCCTCTGCAGCTACACGGGCAAGATCCTGATTGCCTGCCTGTACGAGGACAGCGAAGACGGGACCCAGGTCCGGGTCAGGAACACCTATGAGGACATCGCTAACGCCTGCTGCGCCCACCTGTGTCCCCGCCTGGGCGGGAAGATCATCAACGCAGCCCAGGTGGTTGAGCTGATGATGACCTGTGTCTTGTACCTGGTCGTCAGCAGCAACCTCGCCTGCCACAGCTTCCCCTTCATCCCGCTGTCCTCCACGGCCTGGTCGGTGGCCACCTTCCTGACCCTGGTGCCCTGCATGCTGATCCGGGACCTGCGGGTGGTCTCCCGGCTCAGCCTCCTCTGCTCCGTGGCCCAGTTCCTCATCACCGCCATCGTCATCGTGTACTGCCTGACCCAGGCCCAGCGCTGGTCCTGGAGGAGGACGCCGCTCCCCGTGGATTTCGAGAAGCTcctggtgtccgtgggggtgaTCATCTTCAGCTACACCTCTCAGATCTTCCTCCCCACCCTGGAGGGCAGCATGGCCGACAGGGCCGGCTTCGCGGGCATGGTGACCTGGACGCACGCCCTGGCCTGCGTCTTCAAGACCGCCTTCTCCCTGCTGGCCTTCCTCACCTGGGGCGAGGAGACCAAAGAGGTGATCACCGACAACCTGCCCCCGACCCTCCGCGTGGCGGTGAACCTCTTCCTGCTGGCCAAGGCGCTGCTCTCCTACCCCCTGCCGTTCTACGCGGCCGCCGAGGTGTTGCAGGGCTGCGTGGGGCAGTGCGGGGCGGCGTGGATCGAGGCGCGGGAGGGCGCGTTGGTCCTACGGGCCGGCCTCCTGCTGCTCACCTTCCTCGCCGCCATGTACATGCCCCACTTCTCCCTGCTCATGGGTTTGACTGGGAGCATGACGGGGGCCGCCATGACCTTACTCCTGCCGTCACTCTTCCACCTACAACTCAAGTGGAGGAAAATGGACACCAAGTTCAAGGCCCTTGACTTTGTGATCTTAGTTCTAGGGTCCTTATGTAGCTTGTCTGGTGTCATTTACTCTGTCAAAGGAATGAGCAAGGCCTTTGGAGGCAGATAA